The proteins below come from a single Drosophila miranda strain MSH22 chromosome Y unlocalized genomic scaffold, D.miranda_PacBio2.1 Contig_Y1_pilon, whole genome shotgun sequence genomic window:
- the LOC117189703 gene encoding condensin complex subunit 3-like isoform X2 has protein sequence MPKPKAKAKPKSKAAAAAASKREATKNNNAVSAEKENEMEISDPTSVSIREQCRGGAESMYTIMRHAELKESLHKRYEKELQQLYSRTYSSSPHVRYRICYFVNLILEKLGPNAALDDTQCDEILETMLERVKDVSAGVRKQAVLAMQRLQIPDNPVDPVVCAYQFHLSADPLSSVRQCIITCMGRNYITVPYILQRLWDVDEKVRRHTYVNMCNYPVRAYRVAQRLTLLEQGLNDSSANVKKTVVNIMLKAWIDSYQQNYVALIAALKLDSSEEELMRFRSVTKQMLREIFEQTDNQQLMAQLPLGDDCELHRCVPLECLNVKLLLYWQCLGDYLESTQADESDQVLPELSVFCTYVNKFCESQKPDMDKFAQIEFQNMLLSLVEILDSYDLGDEIGRSNMKTLIKNLLKDCLLDHKIVRVLVRCMEKLITDLNDRMQFFIEIIYETCDLNTKQNELVHDRNLISKVLDDLDTPSKMKISSLKVKILELEEQEDNFGRQKEYIQAQSVNKEKMAVTEEYTELIKPLLVKHGFLDMPARPKLSNQERVLKGLFTSYYMVASPHVQKLTPSICKLYKDFICRHLHSSDVDIFHKLVCKCLECHTHSKRSCVWIRNPGTDVLPYGSSNIPRPTLLFRLRPPLRKTPLRYQTCAPPPTQPLAYGKGHSFDNHNSVSRHPGNSLFVCIFP, from the exons ATGCCCAAACCAAAGGCAAAAGCGAAGCCAAAATCCaaagcggcggcagcagccgcatcaaAAAGGGAGGCGACCAAGAACAACAATGCCGTTTCGGCCGAAAAGGAAAACGAAATGGAGATCAGTGATCCGACCTCCGTTTCCATCCGGGAACAATGCAGAGGAGGCGCGGAATCCATGTACACAATAATGCGTCACGCGGAACTCAAGGAGTCACTCCACAAGCGCTACGAAAAGGAGCTGCAGCAACTGTACTCGAGG ACATATTCCAGCAGTCCGCACGTTCGCTATCGGATTTGCTACTTTGTGAATCTGATACTTGAGAAACTGGGACCCAATGCGGCACTCGACGACACGCAGTGCGACGAGATTCTCGAGACTATGCTGGAGCGCGTGAAGGACGTGTCGGCCGGTGTGCGCAAGCAAGCAGTCCTGGCCATGCAGCGTCTCCAGATTCCGGACAATCCCGTCGATCCAGTTGTCTGCGCCTATCAGTTCCATCTGTCTGCGGATCCCTTGTCCAGCGTGCGCCAGTGCATTATCACCTGCATGGGCCGCAACTACATCACGGTGCCCTACATACTGCAGCGTCTGTGGGACGTGGACGAGAAGGTGCGCCGCCATACGTACGTCAACATGTGCAACTATCCAGTGCGCGCCTACAGGGTGGCGCAGCGCCTGACCCTCCTGGAGCAAGGTCTGAACGACAGCTCGGCCAACGTTAAAAAGACGGTGGTAAACATCATGCTTAAGGCCTGGATCGACTCCTACCAACAGAACTATGTGGCTCTGATAGCGGCCCTCAAGCTGGACTCCAGCGAGGAAGAGCTGATGCGTTTCCGGAGCGTGACCAAGCAAATGTTGCGTGAAATCTTTGAGCAGACCGACAATCAGCAACTGATGGCACAACTGCCCCTCGGTGACGACTGTGAGCTGCATCGATGTGTACCGCTGGAATGTCTCAACGTGAAGCTGTTGCTCTATTGGCAGTGCCTCGGCGACTATCTGGAGAGCACGCAGGCGGACGAAAGCGACCAGGTGCTGCCCGAACTGAGTGTCTTCTGCACCTATGTGAACAA GTTCTGTGAGAGCCAGAAACCGGACATGGACAAGTTCGCCCAGATAGAGTTCCAGAACATGCTGCTCTCGCTGGTGGAAATCCTGGACTCGTACGACCTGGGCGACGAGATTGGGCGTAGCAATATGAAGACGTTGATCAAAAATCTATTGAAGGACTGTCTGCTCGACCACAAGATCGTCCGCGTGCTCGTGCGTTGCATGGAGAAGCTGATCACCGACCTCAATGACCGGATGCAGTTCTTCATTGAGATCATCTACGAGACGTGTGACCTTAATACCAAGCAGAATGAGCTAGTGCACGATCGCAATCTGATCAGTAAGGTGCTGGACGACTTGGACACGCCCTCGAAGATGAAGATATCCTCGTTGAAGGTGAAGATCTTAGAGCTGGAGGAACAGGAGGATAACTTTGGGCGCCAGAAGGAGTATATACAGGCTCAGTCCGTGAATAAGGAGAAGATGGCTGTCACAGAGGAGTACACGGAGCTGATCAAACCGCTGCTGGTGAAGCACGGCTTTCTGGACATGCCCGCCCGTCCGAAGCTCTCCAACCAGGAGCGTGTCCTGAAAGGCCTGTTCACCTCATACTATATGGTGGCCTCTCCGCATGTCCAGAAGCTCACTCCCAGCATATGTAAGCTGTACAAGGACTTCATTTGCCGCCATCTCCACTCCTCGGATGTGGAC ATTTTTCACAAGCTGGTTTGTAAATGTTTGGAATGCCACACCCATAGCAAAAGATCTTGCGTTTGGATTCGCAATCCTGGTACCGATGTCCTTCCTTATGGCAGTTCCAACATACCAAGGCCAACGCTCCTATTTCGCCTTCGCCCTCCCCTTCGGAAAACTCCGTTGCGTTATCAGACATGTGCTCCTCCACCAACTCAGCCACTTGCCTACGGAAAGGGACACTCTTTTGATAACCATAATTCCGTCTCACGTCATCCAGGAAACTCTCTCTTCGTCTGCATATTTCCCTGA
- the LOC117189703 gene encoding condensin complex subunit 3-like isoform X1 yields the protein MPKPKAKAKPKSKAAAAAASKREATKNNNAVSAEKENEMEISDPTSVSIREQCRGGAESMYTIMRHAELKESLHKRYEKELQQLYSRMGHQEFLNTFINVLKTVLEAEESNENGNKALSFCAKFVTSFESEKTHPMMTETFHWLLTTYSSSPHVRYRICYFVNLILEKLGPNAALDDTQCDEILETMLERVKDVSAGVRKQAVLAMQRLQIPDNPVDPVVCAYQFHLSADPLSSVRQCIITCMGRNYITVPYILQRLWDVDEKVRRHTYVNMCNYPVRAYRVAQRLTLLEQGLNDSSANVKKTVVNIMLKAWIDSYQQNYVALIAALKLDSSEEELMRFRSVTKQMLREIFEQTDNQQLMAQLPLGDDCELHRCVPLECLNVKLLLYWQCLGDYLESTQADESDQVLPELSVFCTYVNKFCESQKPDMDKFAQIEFQNMLLSLVEILDSYDLGDEIGRSNMKTLIKNLLKDCLLDHKIVRVLVRCMEKLITDLNDRMQFFIEIIYETCDLNTKQNELVHDRNLISKVLDDLDTPSKMKISSLKVKILELEEQEDNFGRQKEYIQAQSVNKEKMAVTEEYTELIKPLLVKHGFLDMPARPKLSNQERVLKGLFTSYYMVASPHVQKLTPSICKLYKDFICRHLHSSDVDIFHKLVCKCLECHTHSKRSCVWIRNPGTDVLPYGSSNIPRPTLLFRLRPPLRKTPLRYQTCAPPPTQPLAYGKGHSFDNHNSVSRHPGNSLFVCIFP from the exons ATGCCCAAACCAAAGGCAAAAGCGAAGCCAAAATCCaaagcggcggcagcagccgcatcaaAAAGGGAGGCGACCAAGAACAACAATGCCGTTTCGGCCGAAAAGGAAAACGAAATGGAGATCAGTGATCCGACCTCCGTTTCCATCCGGGAACAATGCAGAGGAGGCGCGGAATCCATGTACACAATAATGCGTCACGCGGAACTCAAGGAGTCACTCCACAAGCGCTACGAAAAGGAGCTGCAGCAACTGTACTCGAGG ATGGGCCACCAAGAGTTTCTGAACACATTCATCAATGTGCTGAAGACTGTACTCGAGGCGGAGGAGAGCAACGAGAACGGTAACAAGGCCCTGTCCTTTTGCGCGAAATTCGTGACCAGCTTCGAGTCGGAGAAGACGCACCCCATGATGACTGAAACATTCCACTGGCTGTTGACT ACATATTCCAGCAGTCCGCACGTTCGCTATCGGATTTGCTACTTTGTGAATCTGATACTTGAGAAACTGGGACCCAATGCGGCACTCGACGACACGCAGTGCGACGAGATTCTCGAGACTATGCTGGAGCGCGTGAAGGACGTGTCGGCCGGTGTGCGCAAGCAAGCAGTCCTGGCCATGCAGCGTCTCCAGATTCCGGACAATCCCGTCGATCCAGTTGTCTGCGCCTATCAGTTCCATCTGTCTGCGGATCCCTTGTCCAGCGTGCGCCAGTGCATTATCACCTGCATGGGCCGCAACTACATCACGGTGCCCTACATACTGCAGCGTCTGTGGGACGTGGACGAGAAGGTGCGCCGCCATACGTACGTCAACATGTGCAACTATCCAGTGCGCGCCTACAGGGTGGCGCAGCGCCTGACCCTCCTGGAGCAAGGTCTGAACGACAGCTCGGCCAACGTTAAAAAGACGGTGGTAAACATCATGCTTAAGGCCTGGATCGACTCCTACCAACAGAACTATGTGGCTCTGATAGCGGCCCTCAAGCTGGACTCCAGCGAGGAAGAGCTGATGCGTTTCCGGAGCGTGACCAAGCAAATGTTGCGTGAAATCTTTGAGCAGACCGACAATCAGCAACTGATGGCACAACTGCCCCTCGGTGACGACTGTGAGCTGCATCGATGTGTACCGCTGGAATGTCTCAACGTGAAGCTGTTGCTCTATTGGCAGTGCCTCGGCGACTATCTGGAGAGCACGCAGGCGGACGAAAGCGACCAGGTGCTGCCCGAACTGAGTGTCTTCTGCACCTATGTGAACAA GTTCTGTGAGAGCCAGAAACCGGACATGGACAAGTTCGCCCAGATAGAGTTCCAGAACATGCTGCTCTCGCTGGTGGAAATCCTGGACTCGTACGACCTGGGCGACGAGATTGGGCGTAGCAATATGAAGACGTTGATCAAAAATCTATTGAAGGACTGTCTGCTCGACCACAAGATCGTCCGCGTGCTCGTGCGTTGCATGGAGAAGCTGATCACCGACCTCAATGACCGGATGCAGTTCTTCATTGAGATCATCTACGAGACGTGTGACCTTAATACCAAGCAGAATGAGCTAGTGCACGATCGCAATCTGATCAGTAAGGTGCTGGACGACTTGGACACGCCCTCGAAGATGAAGATATCCTCGTTGAAGGTGAAGATCTTAGAGCTGGAGGAACAGGAGGATAACTTTGGGCGCCAGAAGGAGTATATACAGGCTCAGTCCGTGAATAAGGAGAAGATGGCTGTCACAGAGGAGTACACGGAGCTGATCAAACCGCTGCTGGTGAAGCACGGCTTTCTGGACATGCCCGCCCGTCCGAAGCTCTCCAACCAGGAGCGTGTCCTGAAAGGCCTGTTCACCTCATACTATATGGTGGCCTCTCCGCATGTCCAGAAGCTCACTCCCAGCATATGTAAGCTGTACAAGGACTTCATTTGCCGCCATCTCCACTCCTCGGATGTGGAC ATTTTTCACAAGCTGGTTTGTAAATGTTTGGAATGCCACACCCATAGCAAAAGATCTTGCGTTTGGATTCGCAATCCTGGTACCGATGTCCTTCCTTATGGCAGTTCCAACATACCAAGGCCAACGCTCCTATTTCGCCTTCGCCCTCCCCTTCGGAAAACTCCGTTGCGTTATCAGACATGTGCTCCTCCACCAACTCAGCCACTTGCCTACGGAAAGGGACACTCTTTTGATAACCATAATTCCGTCTCACGTCATCCAGGAAACTCTCTCTTCGTCTGCATATTTCCCTGA